A genomic region of Leptospira mtsangambouensis contains the following coding sequences:
- the rimP gene encoding ribosome maturation factor RimP gives MVYTEENIRELILRVLAPPLALFSLQVQNRKNHALIEIELDHLTDKTGSASLEDCETVSRRLKEELDLWGEEFDFTLQVSSAGAERVLRLPEDLSRFQGLLVKLEVPLEAGKWDKRLYRLGPVSGDSVELTLYDRKTRHKKNQKSVLMPIAEIRKGNLYLEI, from the coding sequence TTGGTATATACCGAGGAAAACATCAGAGAACTTATTTTACGTGTTCTCGCTCCACCTCTAGCGCTTTTTTCGCTCCAAGTACAGAATCGGAAAAACCACGCCCTCATTGAGATAGAACTGGATCATCTCACAGACAAAACTGGCTCCGCTAGTTTAGAAGACTGTGAGACTGTGTCTAGGAGACTCAAAGAGGAGCTGGATTTATGGGGAGAGGAATTTGATTTCACTCTCCAAGTCTCCTCCGCGGGAGCAGAACGTGTTTTGCGTCTGCCGGAGGATTTAAGTCGTTTCCAAGGACTTTTAGTAAAACTAGAAGTACCGCTGGAAGCAGGGAAATGGGACAAACGATTGTATCGTTTGGGACCGGTTTCGGGGGATTCTGTTGAGCTTACGCTTTACGATCGTAAAACTCGACACAAAAAGAACCAAAAATCGGTATTGATGCCCATCGCAGAAATACGAAAGGGAAATTTGTATTTAGAAATTTAA
- the nusA gene encoding transcription termination factor NusA, whose protein sequence is MATKQATKETGLFEAIQQFCQDKSLDRELVLGVIRDSLLAAYRKKVGLEAETDDRCQVDFGSDNKNEIIISVLRDVVEEKTTNPLEISLEEATKLDPAAKVGTQLRVFEKPQDLSRVLSSQAKQMVFQRLRDMEKDLLYQEYKSKEGELTHGYFQRWKKDIMSIDLGKVEGIMLKKDQNPGEKYRQGDRLKAIISRVELRPREPMPVITLSRASGDFVKKLFEMEIPEVYDGIVEIRDVARIPSYRTKVVVTTSKSDVDPVGACVGMKGVRIQAIVRELGNERIDIVLHSDEPSVFIANAISPAKPVEVHVDRKRGDALVIVPDESLSLAIGINGSNVKLVSQLSGFKIDIKTVSQYNQELASPEAREKLDRLFNAQQEAMEESEDQYNEGADEEEEDSGYTPLSEVPGLTPRIVGLLEAGGIKNVETLLEFSQEELSKISGIGKTTAEQILRLLRESIEWVEEG, encoded by the coding sequence ATGGCGACAAAACAAGCAACGAAAGAAACTGGGCTATTCGAAGCCATCCAACAATTCTGTCAGGATAAATCTCTTGATAGAGAACTCGTACTCGGTGTCATCCGCGACTCCCTTCTCGCCGCCTATCGCAAAAAAGTCGGTTTAGAAGCTGAAACTGACGACCGTTGCCAAGTAGACTTTGGGTCGGACAACAAAAACGAAATCATCATCTCCGTCTTACGGGACGTGGTAGAAGAGAAAACAACAAACCCTCTAGAGATCTCTTTAGAAGAGGCAACTAAATTGGATCCTGCTGCCAAAGTGGGAACCCAACTACGAGTGTTTGAAAAACCACAAGACTTGTCACGAGTTCTCTCAAGCCAAGCCAAACAAATGGTTTTCCAACGCCTCCGCGATATGGAAAAGGATTTACTCTACCAAGAGTATAAATCCAAAGAAGGGGAACTCACTCACGGGTATTTCCAACGTTGGAAAAAAGACATCATGTCCATCGACCTTGGTAAGGTAGAAGGGATCATGCTGAAAAAGGACCAAAACCCTGGCGAAAAATACCGCCAAGGAGATCGTCTGAAAGCTATCATTTCTCGTGTGGAACTAAGACCTCGCGAACCAATGCCTGTCATCACACTCTCTCGTGCTTCGGGTGACTTTGTGAAAAAACTCTTCGAAATGGAAATTCCAGAAGTGTATGATGGCATCGTGGAAATCCGAGATGTTGCCCGCATTCCGTCTTACAGAACGAAGGTGGTTGTCACCACTAGTAAGTCTGACGTAGATCCTGTGGGAGCCTGCGTAGGGATGAAGGGTGTTCGGATCCAAGCCATCGTTCGTGAACTTGGAAACGAAAGGATCGACATTGTCCTTCACTCAGATGAACCAAGTGTATTTATCGCCAATGCCATTTCTCCTGCAAAACCAGTAGAAGTGCATGTGGATAGAAAAAGAGGAGATGCTCTTGTCATCGTACCCGATGAATCTCTTTCTCTTGCCATCGGAATCAATGGGTCCAATGTAAAATTGGTATCTCAACTTTCCGGTTTCAAAATCGACATCAAAACTGTATCCCAATACAATCAGGAACTGGCTTCGCCGGAAGCTCGTGAAAAACTGGATCGACTCTTCAATGCCCAACAAGAAGCAATGGAAGAATCGGAAGACCAATATAACGAAGGTGCAGACGAGGAAGAAGAGGATTCCGGATACACTCCGCTTTCCGAAGTTCCTGGTCTCACTCCAAGGATCGTTGGCCTTCTCGAAGCCGGCGGGATCAAAAACGTGGAAACCCTTCTCGAGTTCAGCCAAGAGGAACTTTCGAAAATTTCCGGAATCGGGAAAACGACAGCAGAACAAATTTTACGTCTGCTCCGTGAATCTATCGAATGGGTAGAAGAGGGTTAA
- a CDS encoding LIC_12708 family protein gives MRTLYLFLTLSFFVSCLRFRVENLKEEILFRIPLGQTNESFEGVVVNQVLTNVPLTIPNSSNISAMADNKQAVIKLFDRNGRLDATLGNPDFKPNSGIPHYPFRFGGIGIVAMNEDGDLIVQNRISSKGMELPPGGENLYKTYSGAFSTQGTTVLPSFLVQISQKGVVKFMLGASGKNTEPFRYIEFILPGEGEKLFVYHRIAEEMRLSYFEEGELKGNLKESGLDVFASNDAKEYDITLDKLLPHPEGEYVLGSFSYYSKKDKRFKFRRIFRFVFDSKSSEFLKEIQDPSEILFSIRNNGEFYIWETEDGGNAARLQVHDKEGNHINNKRIPFSSPRGQWRETYTDAFDNIYSVRIRAGALEVYRWI, from the coding sequence ATGCGAACCCTTTATCTCTTCCTCACCCTCTCTTTTTTCGTTTCCTGCCTTCGTTTCCGAGTGGAAAACTTAAAAGAAGAAATCCTATTCCGCATCCCATTGGGACAAACAAATGAGAGTTTCGAAGGTGTTGTGGTGAACCAAGTACTCACCAACGTTCCTCTAACCATCCCCAACTCCTCCAATATTAGCGCAATGGCAGATAATAAACAAGCCGTAATCAAACTTTTTGATAGAAATGGAAGGCTTGATGCCACTCTTGGAAACCCTGATTTCAAACCCAATTCAGGAATCCCTCATTATCCGTTCCGATTTGGTGGGATTGGGATTGTGGCAATGAACGAAGATGGGGACCTGATTGTACAAAATCGAATTTCTTCCAAAGGAATGGAACTCCCCCCAGGTGGAGAAAATTTGTATAAAACATACAGTGGAGCTTTTTCCACCCAAGGAACAACAGTACTTCCTTCCTTTCTTGTCCAAATTTCGCAAAAAGGTGTCGTGAAATTTATGTTAGGGGCATCGGGCAAAAATACAGAACCCTTCCGTTACATTGAATTCATTCTCCCCGGCGAAGGCGAAAAGTTATTCGTTTACCACCGTATAGCAGAAGAAATGCGACTTTCTTATTTTGAAGAAGGAGAACTCAAAGGGAACTTAAAAGAATCAGGTCTTGATGTGTTTGCGAGTAACGATGCCAAAGAATATGACATCACCCTCGATAAACTCCTCCCTCACCCAGAAGGAGAGTATGTTCTCGGATCTTTTAGTTATTATTCCAAAAAAGACAAACGGTTTAAGTTCCGAAGGATATTTCGGTTTGTATTTGATTCGAAAAGTTCTGAATTTTTAAAAGAAATCCAAGACCCATCTGAGATTTTATTTTCCATTCGTAATAACGGTGAGTTTTATATTTGGGAAACAGAAGATGGTGGAAATGCCGCAAGACTCCAAGTCCATGACAAAGAAGGAAACCATATCAATAACAAACGAATTCCCTTTTCTAGTCCACGTGGGCAATGGCGAGAAACCTATACAGATGCTTTTGATAATATTTATTCGGTTCGGATTCGTGCAGGGGCTTTAGAAGTCTATCGTTGGATCTAA